The following is a genomic window from Anas acuta chromosome 26, bAnaAcu1.1, whole genome shotgun sequence.
CTGCCACCACTGTCTAATTAAGGGTGTGGTGGCGTATGTTTTACTGGACAGATGCctaataaatgttttcaatgtCCAATTCATGTTGCATAGCAGCCTCCCATATGCCTACTTCCACGTGATCAGATGGGACTTACATAAGCCATGGCGTGCTCTATCTTGGCTCCTTTCACTTCAGCTTTAAACTGGGTGAAGAAGAGATAAGACTTCCCTTGGGGCCTGAAACGAGAGCAGAGTCTTTGACATAAAGAGCAGGAAAAGGCTACGCAGGAGGTGAGAGCACAGGGAAGTTCAGGCACAAGGGCGAACGCTGGCTCTCAGCTCTCCAGGACACAAGCATTAGGGACCATCTTGCTCTGACTTCCTAGTGAAGGAGCAAGTCAGGCAGCTTCTTCtagtccctgctgctggcagagaggGTGGAGGTGTAGAAGAGCAGCAGGACTCGGGGCTCCCTCCCTCCACAGCCACCTCTGGCTCTCTCGTAGCTCCACCTAGTGTAGCGGGGTGACAGGGGGGGGAGAACAGCACTTAGAAACCAGCACCGGGCTCGAGAGCACACCCGGAGTCACAGCACCTCGTGGGAGAGGAAAGCCAGAGCTGCCCAGCCCCGATCCCACCTGGCTTGCTGTTCCTTTTGCCTCGGAGCCTTTCGGGTTAAACAACGCACCTCCAGACAGAGCAGGAGAAGAGCAGGTCGTCTTCGCTGACTCCAACGATCATCTGCCATTGCTGCAGAGGGGAAAGGCCTCCACAGTTAATGCAAATAAGAGCCTCCCACTTCCCACTCACcccctgcctcccagctgcaggcacgACAAGCGTCAACCACTATAAAATAACACCAACCACTATAAAATAACCCGGTTACAGGACAACTGCTGATGGCTCCCTTTATTCTGTATTTCGCAAGGCACGAGGCGTGGTCACCCTCTGCTCTCCACAGCTCCATTAGTACCATTACTGAAAAGAGTTAAagtttcatttcccttttgcaCTAAAATAAACAGACCCGCTTTTATACGGAGGACTTGCAGATAAGGAAGTACAAACTGTGTCTGTCTGTACTGCACTTATTGCAACAGCAGCACGAGCCACAGAAACCTCCAAGCCTCCTAGAGAACACGGGATTTACTCCTACAAGGCCCTTCCTACCAACTGGGGCATGAAATTGTCACTCTCTGTTCCCCGGGGAAGGCACACGACCTTAAACCTTGCAAATGCCACGGCCTTGGAGCCACACCACGGGGGCACGAAGGTCGCTTCCATTCAAGAAGCGAATCCAACAGAGCTCCTTTTGCAAACGTGCAGTGTTGGAAATGCTGCAGCCACCCTCCCTCACAGCTCCTGGGCCCTAGAATCAGCTGATTGTAAAGGAAACCACTTCCTCTCCtgagaaaaagaagtttcttgTCCAGGCCACGAATTAAACGTAGGGAACAGGACGATGACTGACCAAAGGAGGCTTGGGGCAGAACAGCAGCCTTTTATCTCTGCATCCACATCCTTCCCAGTCACCACCGGTGTCAACACAGATATCCtgaatggttttttttttattctgtgcagCCACAGGGCCTAAGGGTAAGGGAACCATTTGAAGGCTTGCCTGACTCACCTCGTTCGTTCCTCCCTGAGCAGAGTACGTGAAGGTGCAGGTGTAACCTCCCTGCGAAAAGAGCAGACCAGCAGCCTTGTTAGAGCGGGACGCTCCGTGTGACCAACAGTTTGCTCAGTGCAGGCAAATTCTCAGCCACGCCACGAGATCTGGGAACGCCTGAGAGCATGCGGTGGGGGTGACACGAGGAGGAGCACCCCCCGGCCGTGTGGCTGGGGTGCTGGTTGGGGCTGCGAAGCCCTTGTCCTGTGGGGTGAGCTGTGGGGTGAGCTGTGGGGTGAGCTGTGGGGTACCAGCAGGACCCCACGGTGTTGGTGTGGGGACTTACAGCTCAGGGGGGGCCCAGGGacctgccccccttccccacacAGCCCCGTCCCCTTGGCGAGCCTCTttcccctgggacccccccttCCTGGCCACCCCCTTCCCCTCACCACCCCCTGCCTTCCCTGGGGGCACCTCCTCCCGTTGGAAGCCCCTTACCTCGGGCCCCCCCTTCTCGGGGGACACCTTCCCGGGGcgcctcctgcccccccccccggggcccaTTTTCCTTGGGGACCCTCCCTGGGGCCCCCCCTTCTCCTTTGGGGTCCCCAttcccgggggggggctcccttCCTCCTGGGGCCCCCCcagcctctgcagagccccccggggacccccaattccccaacccccccatgggccggggaccccccccaattccccAGGCCCCCCCCCTTTacgggccgccccccccccagccgctCCCATAGCAACCAGCCCGGACCCCCCCCTTCACCCCCTTCGTCCCGCCTCCCCTCGCTGTCAGCCAATCCCCGCGCGGGGTCTGAAGATCGACGTGCGCCTCCGCCAATCGGGGCGAGGCGCGTaccctctcctctccccggCCCTCACCAGGCTCCGGGAGAAGGAGTGCACCTCCCCGCCGGGCCTCACGTCGAATTCGGCGGTGCTCGGGCCCTCGGCGGCTCGGGCCCCCAACCACAgcagggcggcggcggccaccACCGcgccccacagcccccggccGCTCCTCCCGCtgggcgccgccatcttggccaGGAAGCCCGCGCTACGGCGGCCGGGAGGGCTCAAGGCGAGCTCCTGGCGCTCGGCGGACGCCGCGGCGGCCATCTTGGGTGTGGGCAGGgcttggggggagggggaaatggGGAAGGGATtgtggggacaaggggacatgGAGGGGACATGGAGGAGTTGGGtaggggacaaggggacagtGGCCACCTCACAGTGCCCTCTGGGGCCAATATGGACCCCGGGCTGTGGCCTTAGGGCAGCCCTGGGCGGTTTAGGGCAGCTGTGGGACCCCCTCAGCCCAGCCTGGCACCCTCCTGAGGCACCGAAGCCCCGGGTTGGGAACCAAGGGGTTGGCAATaagcagcaggatgggggagGTTCATTTTCTGCCTCGTCATGTAGGTTTGCTTCAGTAAAGACCTGTTTTTAAGAACTGGGCTTGTAGGGGTCAAGCAGAAGTGGAGGCACGGTCAGAAGATCAAGTCCTGGTTGTGGGGTTTGGGAGTTCGGTGGAAGGAAAaggggcaccgggaggggaaaaaggcagagaaagctcCGAGCACCGAGCAAAAAGGAGCCTTGGCTTTcccagcagggaaagaaaagtacCAGCTGCACCAGCCGTGCTGAGGCAGCCAAACCCCACCTGCCCCCTTTTGCAGACAACAGAGTGATCAGCCAGGCCACTTTTAATTGCTTCTCCCCACgtacaaacaaaaaccccttCACGAAGGACCCggctctgtccctgcagccAGGCGGGACAGGGACGCGTGGTGACGGCTGCCTTCTGCCCCGTGCTCCGGCCCAGGAGGCTCAGAGCAGAGGAAAGCTGGCCTGGCTGGCCACCCCGCAGTGGTTGTCGGCGCCCTTCAGCAGGCGGATGTAGCCCTGCTCGCCCCACGCCTCCGACCAGCTGCAGGAAGAGACAAAGAATTGAGCACATCTGCGTTCCCACGCGGGGAAAACTGGCCCCTTCAAGGGAGGGCAAGCAGAGGGAGAGGACGGGAGCACAGGAGAGTCCCGTGGGATGGGGACAGTCCTGttgtgtcccctccctgcctggctCTGAGCTCACAGAGGAGCCCCAGCAGGAGGGGAGGACGGGCCATGCCCAGGGGGTGAGAGGGGCAGGGGGTATGGGAGCTCCTCCACCCCTACCTGTTCTTTAGGATCCAGTAGCTCACGTTCTTCCCGCCCTCCTGGCTGGTGCCATAGCCCACGGCCAGCATCCCGTGGTTCACCTGGTGGCTGCAAAACATGCTGCTGAAGACACCTGGGAAGAGCAGAAATGGGGTGAGCCAGGGGTCGGCCCCAATGGCTTAATTTCCAGGCAAAAGCAGCGTGGCTGATCCTATTCCCCTGGACTGGGTGCCCTGGGTGTTACTCTATGGGGCTCAGCTGCTCAGCAAGGTAACCCTGCCTCAGTTTACCCTTTCCCACTTCTCCAGGTGAAGAGGGAGGTGGTACCTGACTTGTAGAAGTGGAAGAAGAACCCACTGGCATCCACCGCCACAGACACAGGACCCACAGTCGCCACCGCCTGCTCCAGCGCCACCTCGCTGCCCTCGGCCACCAGCCAGATGGTGGAGCAGTTGGCCGCCCTGTCCTGGGGGTTGTACCTGCAGCTGGACGTGTCCTGAAAACGGGGAGAGAAGACCACCGGGGCTGAGGACCCAcgggcacggctctgcccgcgTCCCCACCCTCCTGCCCGCCGCCCCTTACCGTGGCCAGGTAGGGGTAGATGTGCTCCGAGTTCAAGCCGCCGTTCTCACGCACGTACTGGAAGGCGCGGGTCATGTAGCCGCCGTGGCAGCCGTTGTTGCCCAGCTTCCGAGAGCAGTCGATGAGGTTCTGTTcgctcagcaccaccagcttCCCCGTCCGGTTGAAGACGAGGCCCTCCAGGGCCCCCGTGGCGCTGAACGCCCAGCACGACCCGCAGTGCCCCTGGGCGAGACGAGGGGGGTATCACAGCATCACCCAAAAAGCTGACGGAGGGGGGGACGCCGTGCTCTGGATTGCCCAGAGGATTTCTGACGCTTTGGAGGATGCAGCCTCCTATTTCTGCTGTCCCCCCCGTGCCCACCTGGTTCTTCACAGGCGTCACGTAGCCCTTGGCCCTCCAGTCCACCTCTGCCGGCGTCTTCAGAGCTGGCGATGCCTGGAAGagcagcgggggctcctcctgctgcGCCGGAGTGAAGCCGTTCAGGAGCTGGTTGAACTCCTCGTCTGTCTGCGGGTTGCACACGCGTGTGAGCAGGGCCGCAGCCTGAGAATCGGCCCAACGCCAGGgacaccagcacccccaggatGGGATGGGTGTCCCCAGACCCTGGCTCGAGCCCTGGGTGCCTCGAGGGGCCCCCAGTCCCCGGAGGAGGTGCCGAGCACAATTACCATGTCCCCGTAGTGGTTCATGGCCAGGCGGAAGGTATGCTGCCCCTGGGACTCCTCGCGGTTGTGCTGCTCGATGCGCCGCAGGTTCTTCTCCCAAACCTCCCTGCGGACAGCCTCAGCCTCCTACCGGGGGGCAGAGCAGCCCGGGGTCAGGAACAGCCCCCCCGGGAGCACCAGAGGGGACACGTTGAGTGCAGACCCCTCTGGAGCTGGCCCCAGCACGTGCTCCAAGGCttgaggagcagaggagctggccccGTGCGGACCTACCCTGCTGTACTCCTTGGCGTAGAGGCTCTTCCAGCCTTCCCATGCCTCCTCCAGGGCAAGGTCCAGCGCCgcgctgcagcccagcagggccagcagcagccccagcaccaccgCCATGGTctggggggggaaggagagcgGGCTGGGGGTGGTCCAGGGCAGAATCCCCCCCGTCACCCCATGGCTGGGGCAGGCTGAGTCTTTGCAAGCCTGGATTAAAgctgagggggaggaggagaaatgcAAACAGAGCGGCTGAGCCAGGGGAAGGCAAGAGGCACGTTTGGTCCTTTGGCTGGAGCAGCCCTCGCATGGACGCGTTTGCTGTTTTGACAGGAGCTTTAGGAGGTCTTAGCTGTCCTTTTGGTGGTATTTAACTGTCCTTTTTAGGAGAGGAACGAACAGCTTCGCGAGACACCAGAGCCCCTTCCTGCTCCCCGGATGGCAGAGCAAGgcaaacacagacacaaggcagcaggaggggcagggatgGCAGACACTGGAGGTGTCCCCAGCTGCCACCGCGCATCAAACCCCCCTTGAACCACCACAAAccctttttatttgcaaaaccCTGCTGATCCAGGGCTGCCCcccttttctctgcttctgtccCTTGCTTCCTcccttgctgcagcagcagccgcctgGCTGTTGGCTGCATGGCTGGCACCGAGCACACCTCACTGCCTCTGCTAGGGGACTCAGCACCAAGCAGGCTCAGGCCCCaggtggagcagagcaggatttGCTGCACGGGGACAGCTCCAGAACAATGTTTGCCTCCTGGCTGGAGAGCCACAGACCCCCAAGAACAACACGAGCACCAGGGAGGGGAGATATCTGCACTGCTTTTTGATAAGGAAGGCAGAAACCTTTCCCCAGGCCACAGCTtttgcccccccaccccagcacccccttCCTCTGGCTGGCCGAGGGCTCAGCCTCTAAGCtctgagctggagcagctctaGGACTTGATACAAAACAGAAGAGCCCTGAGGAGCAcaagctggggctgctgggtggggctggggctgtttTCACTTGAGAGCCGACAGAAAtctgctccagcctctgagcaAGGGGCTCGAGCTGGAACTAGAGAtgagaaggttttgttttgtttttttgcagatggggaggcagaggagcaggggcagcacgCTGCGAGGATTACACACTGGGACCAGCAGCAATCCCTGCTCCACGCCGATGACTGAAGCCTCGCATCTGTCCCAGCTCGAAGGCTGCAAGCCCGCGTGCTTCGCCAGAATCCCTCGGCGAGGATTTTCCACTATCAGGTTACACCCTGCTTTTTTGCAGCCTCACTCACGCAgccctcccccggccccccgccaGCGCAGCCATTTGTCTTCCTCCCGGGCCTTTGATAGAGCGTGGTATTCCCGAGCAACTCCAGCAATCCTGCAGGACCCCACGACCCTCCCGACAGAGAGCCAACCCTGCCCGAGACACGGCTCCCAACCCAAGGAGCAGTTTCAAGGCACTGACGTCGCCTTGAAAGAGCGAGAGCCAGCATCTCACCTCCGTTCCCCACCCTGTGGGAAGGGAGATG
Proteins encoded in this region:
- the MYDGF gene encoding myeloid-derived growth factor; the protein is MAAAASAERQELALSPPGRRSAGFLAKMAAPSGRSGRGLWGAVVAAAALLWLGARAAEGPSTAEFDVRPGGEVHSFSRSLGGYTCTFTYSAQGGTNEQWQMIVGVSEDDLLFSCSVWRPQGKSYLFFTQFKAEVKGAKIEHAMAYSQAAAGGQSDVPLKQEEFEITETTVSHREGKFRFELSKLMIVAKTPRDEL
- the LOC137845102 gene encoding procathepsin L-like isoform X2 encodes the protein MAVVLGLLLALLGCSAALDLALEEAWEGWKSLYAKEYSREAEAVRREVWEKNLRRIEQHNREESQGQHTFRLAMNHYGDMTDEEFNQLLNGFTPAQQEEPPLLFQASPALKTPAEVDWRAKGYVTPVKNQGHCGSCWAFSATGALEGLVFNRTGKLVVLSEQNLIDCSRKLGNNGCHGGYMTRAFQYVRENGGLNSEHIYPYLATDTSSCRYNPQDRAANCSTIWLVAEGSEVALEQAVATVGPVSVAVDASGFFFHFYKSGVFSSMFCSHQVNHGMLAVGYGTSQEGGKNVSYWILKNSWSEAWGEQGYIRLLKGADNHCGVASQASFPLL
- the LOC137845102 gene encoding procathepsin L-like isoform X1, which gives rise to MTMAVVLGLLLALLGCSAALDLALEEAWEGWKSLYAKEYSREAEAVRREVWEKNLRRIEQHNREESQGQHTFRLAMNHYGDMTDEEFNQLLNGFTPAQQEEPPLLFQASPALKTPAEVDWRAKGYVTPVKNQGHCGSCWAFSATGALEGLVFNRTGKLVVLSEQNLIDCSRKLGNNGCHGGYMTRAFQYVRENGGLNSEHIYPYLATDTSSCRYNPQDRAANCSTIWLVAEGSEVALEQAVATVGPVSVAVDASGFFFHFYKSGVFSSMFCSHQVNHGMLAVGYGTSQEGGKNVSYWILKNSWSEAWGEQGYIRLLKGADNHCGVASQASFPLL